From the Billgrantia sulfidoxydans genome, one window contains:
- the pheS gene encoding phenylalanine--tRNA ligase subunit alpha — MDHLPTLVTEARQAIQAAESIAALDELRVRYLGKKGEITAQLKGLGKLPADERPAAGERINQAKQALAEELDARRKALSKAALEAQLAAERIDVTLPGRGQASGGLHPVTLTLERIEGLFSRIGYDVAVGPEVEDDYHNFEALNIPAHHPARGMADTFYFDATRLLRTHTSPVQVRTMKEQAPPIRIVCPGRVYRSDSDLTHTPMFHQVEGLLVDEDVSFADLKGTIEDFLHAFFERDDLSVRFRPSYFPFTEPSAEVDIQCVMCSGEGCRVCSHSGWLEVMGCGMVHPEVFRHSGIDAERYKGFAFGMGAERLAMLRYGVNDLRMFFDNDLRFLRQFA, encoded by the coding sequence ATGGACCATCTACCGACATTGGTCACCGAGGCCCGTCAGGCCATCCAGGCCGCCGAGAGCATCGCGGCGCTCGATGAGCTGCGCGTGCGCTACCTCGGTAAGAAAGGCGAGATCACCGCCCAGCTCAAGGGGCTGGGCAAGCTGCCGGCGGACGAGCGCCCGGCGGCGGGCGAGCGTATCAACCAGGCCAAGCAGGCCCTGGCCGAGGAGCTCGACGCCCGGCGCAAGGCGCTGTCGAAGGCAGCGCTCGAGGCGCAGCTGGCCGCGGAGCGCATCGACGTGACCCTGCCGGGGCGCGGCCAGGCCAGCGGCGGGCTGCATCCGGTCACCCTGACCCTGGAGCGTATCGAGGGGCTGTTCAGCCGCATCGGCTACGACGTCGCCGTGGGGCCGGAAGTGGAGGACGACTACCACAACTTCGAGGCCCTCAACATCCCGGCGCACCATCCGGCGCGGGGCATGGCCGATACCTTCTACTTCGACGCCACGCGCCTGCTGCGCACCCACACCTCGCCGGTACAGGTACGCACGATGAAGGAGCAGGCGCCGCCGATCCGCATCGTCTGCCCGGGGCGGGTCTACCGCAGCGACTCCGACCTGACCCACACGCCGATGTTCCACCAGGTCGAGGGCCTGCTGGTGGACGAGGACGTGAGCTTCGCCGACCTCAAGGGCACTATCGAGGATTTCCTCCACGCCTTCTTCGAGCGTGACGACCTGTCAGTGCGTTTCCGGCCCTCCTATTTTCCTTTTACCGAGCCCTCCGCCGAGGTCGACATCCAGTGCGTGATGTGCTCGGGCGAGGGCTGCCGGGTCTGCTCGCACAGCGGCTGGCTCGAGGTGATGGGCTGCGGCATGGTGCATCCGGAGGTGTTCCGTCACTCCGGCATCGATGCGGAGCGCTACAAGGGCTTCGCCTTCGGCATGGGCGCCGAGCGCCTGGCCATGCTGCGCTACGGCGTCAACGACCTGCGCATGTTCTTCGACAACGACCTGCGCTTCCTGCGTCAGTTCGCTTGA
- the thrS gene encoding threonine--tRNA ligase — MPIVTLPDGSQRTFDEPISVMQLAESIGPGLAKACVAGKIDGVLVDAADLIEHDAEVAIITARDPEGLEVIRHSCAHLIGHAVKQLYPEAKMAIGPVIEDGFYYDIDFGRSVTPDDLAAIEERMKALIDSEYDVVREYVDRDKAMVTFLHRDEPYKQEIIREIPEGETIRLYYHKEYTDMCRGPHVPNTRHLKAFKLTKLAGAYWRGDASKPMLTRIYGTAWGDKKQLKAYLQRLEEAEKRDHRKLARKLDYFHMQEEAPGMVFWHPKGWTLWQIVEQYMRNVYREGGYQEIRCPQIMDVSLWKKSGHWDNYAENMFFTESEKREYALKPMNCPGHVQVFNSGLRSYRELPVRYGEFGGCHRNEPSGALHGIMRVRAFTQDDGHVFCTEAQIEPEVTAFHRQALKVYRDFGFEDIAVKIALRPDKRLGGDDVWDRAEAALRGALSACEVEWEELPGEGAFYGPKIEYHMKDCLGREWQVGTMQVDFMMPTRLGAQYVTEEGDRKPPVMLHRAIVGSMERFIGILIEHYAGAMPLWLAPEQAVVMNITDAQRDYAVALERRLQKIGLRVKADLRNEKIGFKIREHTLQKVPYLLVVGDKEVEADSVAVRTRTGEDLGTMTVDAFIGRAREEGW, encoded by the coding sequence ATGCCCATCGTGACCCTGCCGGACGGCAGCCAGAGAACCTTCGACGAACCCATTAGCGTGATGCAGCTTGCCGAGTCCATCGGCCCCGGTCTGGCCAAGGCCTGCGTGGCCGGCAAGATCGACGGCGTGCTGGTCGATGCCGCCGACCTCATCGAGCACGACGCCGAGGTGGCGATCATCACCGCGCGTGACCCCGAGGGGCTGGAGGTCATCCGCCATTCTTGCGCCCACCTGATCGGGCACGCCGTCAAGCAGCTCTATCCCGAGGCCAAGATGGCCATCGGCCCGGTGATCGAGGACGGTTTCTACTACGACATCGACTTCGGCCGCTCGGTGACGCCGGACGATCTGGCCGCCATCGAGGAGCGCATGAAGGCGCTGATCGACAGCGAGTACGACGTGGTGCGTGAATACGTCGATCGCGACAAGGCGATGGTGACCTTCCTGCACCGTGACGAGCCCTACAAGCAGGAGATCATCCGCGAGATCCCCGAAGGCGAGACCATCCGCCTCTATTACCACAAGGAATACACCGACATGTGCCGGGGCCCCCACGTGCCCAACACCCGGCACCTGAAGGCGTTCAAGCTGACCAAGCTGGCCGGTGCCTACTGGCGCGGCGATGCCAGCAAGCCGATGCTGACCCGCATCTACGGCACCGCCTGGGGCGACAAGAAGCAGCTCAAGGCCTACCTGCAGCGTCTCGAGGAGGCCGAGAAGCGCGACCACCGCAAGCTGGCGCGCAAGCTCGACTACTTCCACATGCAGGAAGAGGCGCCGGGCATGGTGTTCTGGCACCCCAAGGGGTGGACGCTGTGGCAGATCGTCGAGCAGTACATGCGCAACGTCTACCGCGAGGGGGGCTACCAGGAGATTCGTTGCCCGCAGATCATGGACGTCTCGCTGTGGAAGAAGTCCGGCCACTGGGACAACTACGCCGAGAACATGTTCTTCACCGAGTCCGAGAAGCGCGAGTATGCGCTCAAGCCAATGAACTGCCCGGGGCACGTCCAGGTCTTCAATTCGGGCCTGCGCAGCTACCGCGAGCTGCCAGTGCGCTACGGCGAGTTCGGCGGCTGCCATCGCAACGAGCCGTCGGGGGCGCTGCACGGCATCATGCGCGTGCGCGCCTTCACCCAGGACGACGGGCACGTGTTCTGCACCGAGGCGCAGATCGAGCCCGAGGTGACGGCGTTTCATCGCCAGGCGCTGAAGGTGTATCGTGACTTCGGCTTCGAGGACATCGCGGTCAAGATCGCCCTGCGGCCCGACAAGCGGCTGGGCGGCGACGACGTCTGGGACCGCGCCGAAGCCGCGCTGCGCGGGGCGCTCTCGGCCTGCGAGGTGGAGTGGGAGGAGCTGCCCGGCGAGGGGGCCTTCTACGGCCCCAAGATCGAGTACCACATGAAGGATTGTCTCGGCCGCGAGTGGCAGGTCGGTACCATGCAGGTCGATTTCATGATGCCGACCCGCCTGGGCGCCCAGTACGTGACCGAAGAGGGGGATCGCAAGCCCCCGGTGATGCTGCATCGCGCCATCGTGGGCTCGATGGAGCGTTTCATCGGCATCCTGATCGAGCACTACGCCGGGGCCATGCCGCTGTGGCTGGCGCCGGAGCAAGCGGTGGTGATGAACATCACCGACGCCCAGCGCGATTATGCCGTCGCGCTGGAGCGGCGCTTGCAGAAAATTGGCCTGCGAGTCAAGGCGGACTTGAGGAACGAGAAGATCGGCTTTAAAATCCGCGAACATACGTTGCAGAAGGTTCCCTATCTCCTGGTGGTAGGAGATAAGGAAGTCGAAGCCGACTCGGTCGCCGTGCGTACCCGCACCGGCGAAGACCTGGGCACCATGACCGTCGACGCCTTCATCGGGCGGGCGCGGGAAGAAGGTTGGTGA
- a CDS encoding DUF2489 domain-containing protein: MTTTTAWILLGLGLAIVAGLAAYAFTLWQEVRRRQVFHEEELRRAHENCLANLEIVASSLLQEQVDVTEGAWRCKLLLDILDPSLIERPGFQAFGEVYARTRHLHTHSARKQLAPRERMREDRERLEVEAEWRQPVLAAAEEILRFRRAWPDGLH, translated from the coding sequence ATGACGACGACAACGGCATGGATCCTGCTCGGCCTGGGCTTGGCCATCGTGGCCGGCCTGGCCGCCTATGCCTTCACCCTGTGGCAGGAGGTGAGGCGACGGCAGGTCTTTCACGAGGAGGAGCTTCGCCGCGCCCACGAGAACTGCCTGGCCAACCTCGAGATCGTCGCCTCGTCACTGCTACAGGAGCAGGTGGACGTCACCGAGGGGGCCTGGCGCTGCAAGCTGCTGCTCGACATCCTCGACCCCAGCCTGATCGAGAGGCCCGGTTTCCAGGCCTTCGGTGAGGTTTACGCCCGCACCCGGCACCTGCATACTCACTCCGCGCGCAAACAGCTTGCGCCGCGCGAGCGGATGCGTGAGGACCGCGAGCGCCTCGAGGTCGAGGCGGAGTGGCGTCAGCCGGTACTGGCGGCGGCGGAAGAGATCCTGAGGTTTCGCCGTGCCTGGCCGGACGGCCTGCATTGA
- a CDS encoding COX15/CtaA family protein: MQDAPIPMMLEASHSRRLRWLLNLSLLGVVFTTVVVLIGAWTRLVDAGLGCPDWPGCYGGLVVPDAERAMAHSPDAPLEAFKAWVEMIHRYLASTLGLLVIALLALGAGLRRRAGYPWVIHLALLAVILLQGAFGAFTVTLKLWPQVVTLHLLGGLTVLLLFLWLHLGLRRFAKGNAPGAPRRRLTPLWGVAIVLLVLQLALGGWVSSNYAGIACQGFPTCNGQWWPAMDWSEGFHLTQTVGPNYLYGQLHADARTAIHQGHRIGALLLGLALLTLALRHWANARMRPWLAGLVVAYVVQLGLGIANVLLWLPLWLALLHTAGAVALVMLLTITVWRWRETAIEAVGSTRRDKEWVNG, from the coding sequence ATGCAGGATGCCCCCATCCCAATGATGCTCGAGGCCTCGCATTCGCGCCGCCTGCGCTGGCTGCTGAATCTCAGCCTGCTCGGCGTCGTCTTCACCACGGTCGTCGTGCTGATCGGCGCCTGGACGCGGCTGGTCGATGCGGGGCTCGGCTGTCCCGACTGGCCGGGATGCTACGGCGGCCTGGTGGTACCGGACGCCGAGCGCGCCATGGCCCATTCGCCGGATGCACCGCTGGAGGCGTTCAAGGCCTGGGTCGAGATGATCCATCGCTACCTGGCCTCGACGCTCGGCCTGCTGGTGATCGCGCTGCTGGCCCTGGGGGCCGGCCTGCGGCGCCGCGCCGGCTACCCGTGGGTCATCCATCTGGCGCTGCTCGCGGTGATCCTGCTGCAGGGTGCCTTCGGCGCCTTCACCGTGACGCTCAAGCTGTGGCCGCAGGTGGTGACGCTGCACCTGCTGGGTGGACTCACGGTGCTGCTGCTGTTCCTGTGGCTGCACCTGGGCCTGCGCCGGTTTGCCAAGGGGAATGCGCCAGGAGCGCCGAGGCGTCGCCTCACGCCGCTGTGGGGGGTGGCCATTGTGCTGCTGGTGCTGCAGCTGGCGCTGGGGGGCTGGGTCTCCAGCAACTATGCCGGCATCGCCTGCCAGGGGTTCCCGACCTGCAACGGCCAGTGGTGGCCGGCGATGGACTGGAGCGAAGGCTTCCACCTGACCCAGACGGTAGGGCCGAACTACCTGTATGGCCAGCTCCACGCCGATGCCCGCACCGCCATCCACCAGGGGCACCGCATCGGCGCGCTGCTGCTGGGGCTGGCGCTGCTGACGCTGGCGCTACGCCATTGGGCGAACGCGCGCATGCGACCCTGGCTGGCGGGCCTGGTCGTCGCCTATGTTGTGCAACTGGGGTTGGGCATTGCCAACGTTCTGCTGTGGTTGCCGCTGTGGTTGGCGCTGCTGCACACGGCCGGGGCCGTGGCACTGGTCATGCTGCTGACGATCACGGTATGGCGCTGGCGGGAGACGGCCATCGAGGCCGTGGGTTCGACACGACGAGACAAGGAGTGGGTGAATGGCTAA
- the pheT gene encoding phenylalanine--tRNA ligase subunit beta, which yields MKFSEQWLREWVSPQLGVQGLADQITMAGLEVDAVEPVASAFSGVVVAEVVDKQPHPDADKLNVCQVVDGNGEPVQVVCGATNVAIGQKVPFARVGAVLPGDFKIKQAKLRGVESRGMICSASELGLAEETSGGILVLPADAPAGEDFRAWMGLDDHTVEVDLTPNRGDCLSLKGLAREVGVLNRLPVTPPAIEPVAADHDETFPVRVEDPERCPRYIGRLIKGVDVTAATPLWMVERLRRSGIRSIDPVVDVTNYVMLELGQPLHAFDRDNLHGAVVVRLARQGERLILLDGQEITLDASTLVIADERGPLAIAGVMGGEHSGVGPATRDIFLESAFFSPLAVAGQARSYGLHTDASHRFERGVDPQLTREAVERATALLLAITGGEPGPLVEVASAAHLPAEREVTLRAARLEQALCKALPSAEVQEILERLGLQVSATEAGWQARVPSWRFDIAIEEDLIEEVARIHGYNRLPVRRPAARLALRPDHEARTPLARLRRQMVARGYQEAVTYSFVAPELQQLLLPDAVSPRLANPISSDLAVMRASLFPGLVRALEYNLNRQQTRVRLFETGLVFRGDLDQLDQTPMVGALVCGERFPEGWSGGRDKVDFFDLKGDLESLIALGGEEGAWRFEPGEHPALHPGQSARIVYRGEAVGWIGALHPGVKAELGLKTEAFLFEVRQDALTHGVLPRFEPLSRYPEVRRDLAFLLGEERPVQALLDCVRDQAGEWLQELRLFDVYQGKGVPEGSKSVALGLTWQHPSRTLNDDEINQLVDAIVAESHQHLGAELRG from the coding sequence ATGAAATTTTCCGAACAGTGGCTGCGTGAGTGGGTGTCCCCGCAGCTGGGCGTACAGGGGCTGGCCGACCAGATCACCATGGCCGGCCTGGAGGTGGATGCCGTCGAGCCCGTGGCCTCGGCCTTCAGCGGCGTCGTCGTCGCCGAGGTGGTCGACAAGCAGCCGCATCCCGATGCCGACAAGCTCAATGTCTGCCAGGTGGTCGATGGCAATGGCGAGCCGGTGCAGGTGGTATGCGGCGCGACCAACGTGGCAATAGGGCAGAAGGTGCCCTTTGCCCGGGTGGGAGCGGTGCTGCCCGGCGACTTCAAGATCAAGCAGGCCAAGCTGCGCGGCGTCGAGTCGCGTGGAATGATCTGCTCGGCTTCCGAGCTGGGGCTGGCCGAGGAAACCTCCGGGGGCATCCTGGTGCTGCCCGCCGATGCACCGGCCGGTGAGGATTTCCGCGCCTGGATGGGGCTCGACGACCATACCGTCGAGGTCGACCTGACCCCGAACCGTGGCGACTGCCTGAGCCTCAAGGGGCTGGCGCGGGAGGTCGGCGTGCTCAACCGGCTGCCGGTCACGCCGCCCGCCATCGAGCCGGTGGCCGCCGACCATGACGAGACCTTCCCGGTTCGTGTCGAGGACCCCGAACGCTGCCCGCGCTACATCGGCCGGCTGATCAAGGGGGTCGACGTCACCGCGGCCACGCCGCTGTGGATGGTCGAGCGCCTGCGGCGCAGCGGCATCCGCTCGATCGACCCGGTGGTCGACGTGACCAACTACGTGATGCTCGAGCTCGGCCAGCCGCTGCATGCCTTCGATCGCGACAACCTGCACGGTGCGGTGGTGGTGCGGCTGGCGCGGCAGGGCGAACGGCTGATCCTGCTCGATGGCCAGGAGATCACCCTGGACGCGTCGACGCTGGTGATCGCCGACGAGCGTGGCCCGCTGGCGATCGCCGGGGTGATGGGCGGCGAGCATTCCGGTGTCGGACCGGCGACGCGCGACATCTTCCTCGAATCGGCCTTCTTCTCGCCGCTGGCGGTGGCGGGGCAGGCGCGCTCCTACGGGCTGCACACCGATGCGTCGCATCGCTTCGAACGCGGCGTCGACCCGCAGCTCACGCGTGAAGCGGTCGAGCGCGCCACGGCGCTGCTGCTCGCCATCACCGGCGGCGAGCCGGGGCCGCTGGTGGAGGTGGCCAGCGCAGCGCACCTGCCCGCCGAGCGCGAGGTGACGCTGCGTGCCGCGCGATTGGAGCAGGCGCTGTGCAAGGCGCTGCCGTCCGCAGAGGTGCAGGAGATCCTCGAGCGGCTGGGCTTGCAGGTGAGCGCCACCGAGGCGGGCTGGCAGGCGCGGGTGCCGAGCTGGCGTTTCGACATCGCCATCGAGGAGGACCTGATCGAGGAGGTGGCGCGCATCCACGGCTACAACCGCCTGCCGGTGCGTCGCCCGGCGGCACGGCTGGCGCTGCGCCCCGATCACGAGGCGCGTACGCCCCTGGCGCGCCTGCGCCGCCAGATGGTGGCGCGTGGCTACCAGGAGGCCGTCACCTACAGCTTCGTCGCCCCCGAGCTGCAGCAGCTGCTGCTGCCCGATGCGGTGTCGCCGCGACTGGCCAACCCCATCTCCAGCGATCTCGCGGTGATGCGGGCGAGCCTGTTTCCGGGGCTGGTGCGAGCGCTGGAGTACAACCTCAACCGCCAGCAGACTCGGGTGCGCCTGTTCGAGACCGGCCTGGTGTTCCGCGGCGACCTGGATCAGCTCGATCAGACCCCGATGGTCGGGGCGCTGGTCTGCGGCGAGCGCTTCCCCGAAGGCTGGAGCGGCGGCCGCGACAAGGTCGACTTCTTCGACCTCAAGGGCGACCTGGAGAGCCTGATCGCGTTGGGCGGCGAGGAGGGCGCCTGGCGCTTCGAGCCCGGCGAGCATCCGGCGCTGCATCCGGGGCAGAGCGCGCGGATCGTCTACCGCGGCGAGGCGGTCGGCTGGATCGGGGCGCTGCACCCGGGGGTCAAGGCCGAGCTGGGGCTCAAGACCGAGGCGTTCCTGTTCGAGGTGCGCCAGGACGCGCTGACCCATGGTGTCCTGCCCAGGTTCGAGCCGCTGTCGCGCTATCCGGAAGTGCGCCGCGACCTGGCCTTCCTGCTGGGCGAGGAGCGGCCGGTGCAGGCGCTGCTGGACTGCGTTCGCGATCAGGCGGGGGAGTGGCTGCAGGAGCTGCGCCTGTTCGACGTCTACCAGGGCAAGGGCGTACCCGAAGGCAGCAAGAGTGTTGCCCTGGGCTTGACCTGGCAGCATCCTTCGCGCACGCTGAATGACGATGAAATCAATCAGTTGGTCGATGCCATCGTCGCCGAGTCGCATCAGCACCTGGGGGCCGAGCTGCGCGGATGA
- the rpmI gene encoding 50S ribosomal protein L35 — protein sequence MPKIKSNSGAAKRFKKTANGFKHKQSFRSHILTKKSTKRKRQLRGMKQIHDADKALIQRMLPNL from the coding sequence ATGCCGAAAATCAAGAGCAACAGCGGCGCTGCCAAGCGCTTCAAGAAGACGGCCAACGGCTTCAAGCACAAGCAGTCGTTCCGTAGCCACATCCTGACCAAGAAGTCGACCAAGCGGAAGCGTCAGCTGCGCGGTATGAAGCAGATCCACGACGCCGACAAGGCCCTGATTCAGCGCATGCTGCCGAATCTGTAA
- the ihfA gene encoding integration host factor subunit alpha produces the protein MGALTKAELAEHLHAELGLTKREAKAMVEAFFEEIRACLRENEQVKLSGFGNFDLRDKRERPGRNPKTGEEIPISARRVVTFRPGQKLKSQVERYEGSPPS, from the coding sequence ATGGGAGCGTTGACCAAGGCGGAGCTGGCCGAACACCTTCACGCCGAGCTGGGGCTGACCAAGCGCGAAGCCAAGGCCATGGTAGAGGCTTTCTTCGAGGAGATCCGGGCGTGCCTGCGCGAGAACGAACAGGTGAAGCTGTCGGGGTTCGGCAACTTCGACCTGCGCGACAAGCGTGAGCGTCCCGGGCGCAACCCGAAGACCGGCGAGGAGATCCCCATCTCGGCGCGTCGCGTGGTGACGTTCCGCCCGGGGCAGAAGCTCAAGAGCCAGGTGGAGCGCTACGAAGGCTCGCCGCCAAGCTGA
- the rplT gene encoding 50S ribosomal protein L20, translating to MTRVKRGVVARRRHKKVLKLAKGYYGARSRVFRVAKQAVIKAGQYAYRDRRQRKRQFRALWIQRINAGARQHGLSYSRFVGGLKKAGIEIDRKVLADLAVHEKAAFAAIVEKAKAAQ from the coding sequence ATGACTCGTGTCAAGCGTGGTGTCGTCGCTCGTCGTCGTCACAAGAAAGTTCTCAAGCTGGCCAAGGGCTACTACGGTGCCCGTTCGCGCGTCTTCCGCGTGGCCAAGCAGGCTGTCATCAAGGCCGGTCAGTATGCCTACCGCGACCGCCGTCAGCGCAAGCGCCAGTTCCGTGCCCTGTGGATCCAGCGTATCAACGCCGGCGCCCGTCAGCACGGCCTGTCCTACAGCCGCTTCGTCGGTGGCCTGAAGAAGGCCGGTATCGAGATCGACCGCAAGGTGCTGGCCGACCTGGCCGTTCACGAGAAGGCTGCCTTTGCCGCCATCGTCGAGAAGGCCAAGGCTGCCCAGTAA
- the infC gene encoding translation initiation factor IF-3 has product MKRSSQRGRPQDKRPPMNERITEDQVRLIDSDGEQLGIVPTSEALERAEAAGLDLVQISNADPIVCKIMDYGKFVFEQKKQKAAQKKKTKQIQVKEVKFRPGTDEGDYQVKLRNLIRFLEGGDKGKVTLRFRGREMAHQDIGRKLMERIAADLEEIGTVESFPKMEGRQMTMIIAPKKK; this is encoded by the coding sequence ATCAAGCGAAGCAGCCAGCGCGGACGTCCTCAGGACAAGCGCCCCCCAATGAACGAGCGGATAACCGAGGATCAGGTACGCCTGATCGATAGCGACGGCGAGCAGCTGGGCATTGTGCCGACCAGCGAAGCGCTCGAGCGCGCCGAAGCGGCCGGTCTAGACCTCGTCCAGATTTCCAACGCCGATCCGATCGTCTGCAAGATCATGGATTACGGTAAATTCGTCTTCGAGCAGAAGAAGCAGAAGGCTGCCCAGAAGAAGAAGACGAAGCAGATTCAGGTCAAGGAAGTCAAATTCCGGCCTGGCACCGACGAGGGCGACTATCAGGTCAAGCTTCGTAACCTGATTCGCTTCCTCGAAGGTGGCGACAAGGGCAAGGTCACGCTGCGTTTTCGCGGCCGTGAGATGGCGCACCAGGACATCGGCCGCAAGCTGATGGAGCGGATCGCCGCGGATCTCGAGGAGATCGGGACCGTGGAGTCCTTCCCCAAGATGGAAGGGCGCCAGATGACCATGATCATTGCCCCCAAGAAGAAGTGA
- a CDS encoding OmpA family protein → MKKSTTGLLLGSALVIGLSGCATDFQRGGDRAGGTSTASSGNAWYQQPVVCGIAGGLVGGSIGYATSGESDEEQGAATGAVAGAAIGGLLCADRSPEPEPVAEPMPEPEPEPAPVTEFEPVTLDSEVTFAFDSAEIRPGAHQTLDQVARTLRDNPNLRVRIEGHTDHIGSAQYNQDLSQRRADSVRDFLVSRGIAENRMTTRGFGEEQPIATNETDEGRAQNRRVEILNWD, encoded by the coding sequence ATGAAAAAATCAACGACTGGCTTGCTGTTGGGTTCTGCACTGGTGATCGGCCTCTCCGGCTGTGCCACCGATTTCCAGCGCGGTGGTGACCGGGCGGGTGGCACGTCCACTGCCTCGAGCGGTAACGCCTGGTACCAGCAGCCCGTGGTCTGCGGTATCGCGGGTGGCTTGGTCGGCGGCAGCATCGGCTATGCGACCAGCGGTGAATCCGACGAGGAACAAGGCGCCGCGACCGGTGCGGTGGCCGGTGCCGCGATTGGCGGCCTGCTGTGTGCCGACCGCTCACCCGAGCCCGAGCCGGTGGCTGAGCCGATGCCCGAGCCCGAACCCGAGCCCGCGCCGGTAACCGAGTTCGAGCCCGTGACGCTGGATAGCGAAGTCACCTTCGCCTTCGACTCCGCCGAGATCCGCCCCGGTGCGCATCAGACCCTGGATCAGGTGGCTCGCACTCTGCGTGACAACCCCAACCTGCGCGTACGCATCGAAGGCCATACCGACCACATTGGTTCGGCCCAGTACAACCAGGACCTGTCCCAGCGTCGCGCCGATTCCGTTCGCGACTTCCTGGTGTCTCGCGGCATCGCCGAGAATCGCATGACGACTCGCGGCTTTGGCGAAGAGCAGCCGATCGCGACCAACGAGACCGACGAAGGTCGCGCTCAGAACCGTCGCGTCGAGATCCTGAACTGGGATTGA
- a CDS encoding DUF2788 domain-containing protein yields the protein MLQTQTFEAWITPLLIGGLILFMCFIIWDLAKKSQAGRFGTLMLFVVLGAGMMGYILKVVVTWVMENGGGV from the coding sequence ATGCTGCAGACGCAGACGTTCGAAGCCTGGATCACCCCCCTGCTCATCGGTGGGCTGATCCTGTTCATGTGCTTCATCATCTGGGACCTGGCCAAGAAATCCCAGGCCGGCCGCTTTGGCACCCTCATGCTCTTCGTGGTGCTCGGCGCGGGCATGATGGGCTACATCCTCAAGGTGGTGGTCACCTGGGTGATGGAGAACGGCGGGGGCGTGTAG
- the cyoE gene encoding heme o synthase: MKRAGVKRVLLAQWEASDWSWQDLLTLCKPRVVVVMLVCALVGMALATPTLPALATVVYGLAGIGMAAGGAAAFNHVVDRRLDAMMLRTSQRPLASRRMPTALALAWASLLSVAGISLLLWQVNALTAWLTLGSLIGYALIYTAFLKRATPQNIVIGGVAGAAPPMLGWTAVTGHLGPEPLLLVLIVFAWTPPHFWALAIHKRDEYARAGVPMLPVTHGEAFTRLQVWLYGWLTVAVTLLPFAIGMSGAVYLVGVMALNLRFMYWNWKVWRGADPQAPLAAFWFSIRYILGVFGVLLLDHYTGFWVM, encoded by the coding sequence ATGAAGCGGGCGGGTGTGAAGCGCGTATTGCTGGCCCAGTGGGAGGCGTCCGACTGGAGCTGGCAGGACCTGCTCACACTATGCAAGCCCAGGGTGGTGGTGGTGATGCTGGTGTGCGCGCTGGTGGGCATGGCGCTGGCGACACCGACGTTGCCGGCACTGGCCACGGTCGTGTATGGCCTGGCCGGTATCGGCATGGCCGCCGGCGGGGCCGCGGCGTTCAATCACGTGGTCGATCGCCGGCTCGATGCGATGATGCTGCGCACCTCGCAGCGCCCCCTGGCGAGCCGGCGCATGCCGACGGCCCTGGCGCTGGCCTGGGCGTCGCTGCTCTCGGTGGCCGGCATCAGCCTGCTGCTGTGGCAGGTCAATGCGCTGACGGCCTGGCTGACGCTGGGCTCGTTGATCGGCTACGCGCTCATCTATACGGCGTTCCTCAAGCGCGCGACGCCGCAGAACATCGTGATCGGCGGCGTGGCCGGTGCGGCGCCCCCCATGCTCGGCTGGACGGCAGTCACCGGGCACCTGGGGCCGGAGCCGCTGTTGCTGGTGCTGATCGTGTTCGCCTGGACGCCGCCGCACTTCTGGGCGCTGGCGATCCACAAGCGCGACGAGTACGCCCGGGCCGGGGTGCCGATGCTGCCGGTGACCCACGGCGAGGCGTTCACGCGGCTGCAGGTATGGCTCTACGGCTGGCTGACCGTGGCCGTGACGCTGCTGCCGTTCGCCATCGGCATGAGCGGTGCCGTCTACCTGGTCGGCGTCATGGCGCTGAACCTGCGCTTCATGTACTGGAACTGGAAGGTCTGGCGCGGCGCGGACCCCCAAGCCCCGCTGGCGGCCTTCTGGTTCTCGATCCGCTATATCCTGGGCGTGTTCGGCGTGCTGTTGCTGGATCACTACACCGGCTTCTGGGTCATGTAG